In the genome of Qipengyuania spongiae, the window CTGGCATCCGCAGCGCTCTCTGGTCAGTTGTCTGCCGGAGCTGGCCGGGAACGGCTGATTAAACGTGCCGCGCCTGTGCGGCAGAACCCCCACGCCATGCCCCCGACCGGTTTTCTTCGCGAGCCCACGACGCTTCTATTCCGAGCCCGGCTGCGCGCCCACTCGGCGGTGGTGGTCGGGGGCATCGCGCAGATGCTCCAATACGGGTCAGGCTTGATCCTGCTACCGCTGGTTGTGACCCGCTTGTCCGCACCAGAAGTCGGCATCTGGTATATTTTCGTTGCCCTCCAAGGTCTGGTTGCGCTTGCCGATTTCGGCTTTCAACCGACCTTCGCTCGCAGCTTTTCTTCCGCCTATGCCGGGGCGAGGACGATCGAACGACATGGCCATGCCGAAACCGAAGGCGAGGCCAATCTACAGCTAGTTGGGGAAGTGCTTCACCTGTGCCGTCGCTTCTATGCCGTTCTCGCAGTGGGCGTGGGTGTGCTGATGGCGCTGATCGGCACTTTCTATCTTCCCGACGTCGTCCGCGGCGCTGCTCCCTTCGCCGAGGTGGCGCAAGCCTGGGTAGTTTTTTCGCTCGGCACCGCGCTTATGCTGTATTTTTCCTGGAATGCAGGCTTTCTTCTGGGAGCAGGGCGGGTGTCGTCGACCTATTGGGGGCAGATTGCCAGTCGCGCAGGGTTCGTCCTCATTGGTGGTGGGGCGTTGTTGCTCGATTGGGGATTGATCGGTCTCGCTGTCGGCAACCTCGTATCGGTGCTGCTAGCACGTGTCATCTTGCAGTTCCGGCTGCTCCCTTTGCTGCGCGCGCTGCGTGTCGTTCCTGCACTTGG includes:
- the wzx gene encoding O-unit flippase-like protein; this translates as MPPTGFLREPTTLLFRARLRAHSAVVVGGIAQMLQYGSGLILLPLVVTRLSAPEVGIWYIFVALQGLVALADFGFQPTFARSFSSAYAGARTIERHGHAETEGEANLQLVGEVLHLCRRFYAVLAVGVGVLMALIGTFYLPDVVRGAAPFAEVAQAWVVFSLGTALMLYFSWNAGFLLGAGRVSSTYWGQIASRAGFVLIGGGALLLDWGLIGLAVGNLVSVLLARVILQFRLLPLLRALRVVPALGKTNNGTLFKALWPNASRMGLVSLGGFLITRLNVLIASAFFSLETAASYAVTLQLLTAVGSVAQLPINVAIPEMVRMRVRHDRAGLRRTWLIRQAILLTLFAVGLAFVAFAAEPLLSFVGSNVALLPLPLILLLGVVLLLEVNHASCALVITTGNTVPFVKAALLSGIAVAILSIAGAGAGLGVAALILAPGIVQLAYNNWKWPLLLWSELKS